One segment of Panicum virgatum strain AP13 chromosome 1K, P.virgatum_v5, whole genome shotgun sequence DNA contains the following:
- the LOC120702861 gene encoding peroxidase 5-like → MARLNAAALPLCVALLALCLAGQSAAGRYYSDKVQDKVRKEVEKAMAYNPSVGPALVRLVFHDCWVNGCDGSVLLDKTPTDGTNTEKKAVNNIGLAGFEVIDTIKQKVGADASCADILAFAGRDAADILSGGKIFYTIPGGRKDGVVSSAAAADANLPESTFDFDQLQTNFAATARNFTVEELVVLSGAHSIGVAHLSSYKDRLGGADATPIDSDYQSALTKATPPELLGKGQNPTLPNNPRDATAAFQKDAAYDPAAVGVSPTRGVLDNSYYHNNLINKVLFKSDWVLRTDSFAAGKLQEYKDNAAEWNSDFAAAMVKLSSLPAQGRNLEIRKNCRFTNQQYY, encoded by the exons ATGGCGAGGCTCAACGCCGCCGCGCTACCTCTGTGCGTGGCACTGCTCGCCCTCTGCCTCGCCGGGCAGTCGGCCGCCGGCCGCTACTACTCGGACAAAGTCCAGGACAAGGTGAGGAAGGAAGTGGAGAAGGCCATGGCGTACAACCCCAGCGTCGGCCCCGCCCTCGTCCGCTTGGTGTTCCATGACTGCTGGGTCAAT gGTTGTGATGGATCCGTGCTCCTGGACAAGACGCCCACCGACGGCACCAACACCGAGAAGAAGGCCGTCAACAACATCGGCCTCGCCGGCTTCGAGGTCATCGACACCATCAAGCAGAAGGTCGGCGCCGACGCCTCCTGCGCCGACATCCTCGCCTTCGCGGGGCGCGACGCGGCCGACATCCTCAGCGGCGGCAAGATCTTCTACACCATCCCTGGCGGCCGCAAGGACGGCGtcgtctcctccgccgcggccgccgacgccAACCTCCCCGAGTCCACCTTCGACTTCGACCAGCTGCAGACCAACTTCGCCGCGACCGCCCGGAACTTCACCGTCGAGGAGCTCGTCGTCCTCTCCGGCGCGCACTCCATCGGCGTCGCGCACCTCTCGTCCTACAAGGACCgcctcggcggcgccgacgccaCGCCCATCGACTCCGACTACCAGTCGGCgctcaccaaggccacgccgccggagctgctggGCAAAGGGCAGAACCCGACCTTACCCAACAACCCCCGCGACGCGACCGCCGCATTCCAGAAGGACGCCGCCtacgaccccgccgccgtgggggTCAGCCCGACCAGGGGCGTCCTGGACAACAGCTACTACCACAACAACCTCATCAACAAGGTGCTCTTCAAGTCCGACTGGGTGCTGCGCACCGACAGCTTCGCCGCCGGCAAGCTGCAGGAGTACAAGGACAACGCGGCGGAGTGGAACTCCGacttcgccgccgccatggtcaAGCTCAGCAGCCTGCCTGCGCAGGGCAGGAACCTGGAGATCAGGAAGAACTGCCGGTTCACCAACCAGCAGTACTACTAG